The Polyangium mundeleinium genome contains the following window.
TCGTCGTCGTCGTCGTGGTCTTGCGTGGCACTGTCGTCACCGGCTTGACCCCGGTTTGCACCGGCGCTGTCGTCGTGGGCGCCGCGTTCGGATCGACCGGATCGTCCGTGGGCGCAGGCTCTGCCGTCGCCGCGGGCTCGGCGGGGTCGGTGGGTGCAGGGTCGGCCGGCGCCGCCGTCACCGGCGGCAGCGGGATCTGCGTCGTCGCAGGCACCGTCACCGCGATCGGCGCGCTCGACGAAACACCCGTGCCGTTACCCCCGTTCGTGACCCGGCCGCGCAGCAGATACGCCGCGCCGCCGCCGAGCAGCGCCGCGATGACCACCACGCCGATCCAGATCCCGATGCCGCGCCCGCCTTCTTCCTCGTCTTGCGAGGCCTGCGGGGCCGCTGGGCGTGAGCCCGGGGCGGGGTTCGCCGGGCCGAGCGACGCGGAGGGCAGCATCGATCGATCGATGCCGCCGCTCGCGGTCCACGGGCTCGACGATGACGTCGGGTCCGCGATCTCGGCTTGCGGGGGTGGCGGCGGGGGACGGAGACCGCCGGGGGGCAGCTCCATCTTCGTCGTGGGCATGTGCCGCGCGTCCATGACCTCGACCTTCATGTCGGCCGAGATCCGCACCTTCGCCATGTCCATGGTCTTCAGGCGCTGGCGCCGCTTCGGCACCTCGATCGGCGCGACGTACGCGCGTGCTTCACGCTCGCCGTGCGTGGCGATCACGTTCTCGCCTTCGCCCGCCGGTGCCGCGGACGGCGCAGCGGGCGTGCCCGTGTCTGCTGCCGGTGCTCCGCTCGACGGGCCAGCTCCCTCGCGATTGTCGGCGCTCACGCGCTCCCTCCCGGGCCTTTCACGATCCAAGTGCTCCGCCGGACCATGATGCCCCGGATCGCCGCGTCAGCGCCACCTTCCGATCGTTCGTTCACGTCGCTCGTCTGGCCCTCGCGCACCTTGACGGGGGTAGCGCAATCGACCCCCCCGCGCCAAGGGGGTTTGGGGGCAAAGCACGGCTGGGCCCTCGTCGTTTCGCCGGCGCGATCTCGGACGCAAGCCCCCGGAGCCCTTTTATGGCATGACGCTCGCCGTGCCTACGCCCCTGGCAAGCCGCCTTCCCGCCCCGGACGACGCCGATCCTACGCTCGTCTTCGACAGGTTCCTCGAGTACGTCGCCGAGAAGGAGCTCGAACTCTACCCGGCCCAGGAAGAGGCCCTGCTCGAGATCGTTGGCGGCAAGAATGTGATTCTCAACACTCCGACGGGCTCGGGGAAGTCACTCGTGGCCACGGCGATGCACTTCCTTGCGATGTCGCAGGGCAAGCGCTCGTTCTACACGTGCCCGATCAAGGCGCTCGTCAGCGAGAAGTTCTTCGCGCTCTGCCGGGATTTCGGTCCGGACAACGTCGGCATGATGACGGGGGACGCGTCGGTGAACCGCGACGCGCCGATCATCTGCTGCACGGCCGAGATCCTCTCGAACATCGCGCTGCGCGAGGGGGAGCGCGCGGATGTCGATTACGTGATCATGGACGAGTTCCATTACTACGCGGACCGCGAGCGCGGCGTCGCGTGGCAGGTCCCGCTCTTGACGCTGCCGCAGGCGACGTACCTGCTCATGTCCGCGACGCTCGGGGGCGCGGACGCGTTCGCGAAAATCCTGACGAAGCTGAACGGCAAGGAGACCGCGCTCGTGCGCTCGCGCGAGCGGCCCGTCCCGCTCGATTTCGAGTACCGCGAGACGCCGCTGCACGAGACCGTGCACGACCTCGTCCAGAAGGGGCGCGCGCCGATCTACATCGTCAACTTCACGCAACGCGCGGCGGCCGAGGAGGCGCAGAACCTCATGAGCCTCGACTACGCGTCGAAGGACGACAAGCGCGCGATCGCGAAGGCGCTCGAAGGCGTGCGGCTCGACAGCCCCTACGGCAAGGAGTTCAGCCGCTTCGTGCGCCACGGGATCGGGCTGCACCACGCGGGGCTCTTGCCGAAGTACCGGCTGCTCGTGGAGAAGCTCGCGCAGAAGGGGCTGCTCAAGGTGATCTGCGGGACGGACACGCTCGGCGTCGGCGTGAACATCCCGATCCGCACGGTGCTGTTCACGAAGCTCTGCAAGTACGACGGCCAGAAGACGGCGATCCTCAGCGTACGCGACTTCCAGCAGATCTCGGGTCGCGCGGGGCGCAAGGGCTTCGACGATCGAGGCACCGTCGTGGCGCAGGCGCCGGAGCACGCGATCGAGAACCTTCGGCTCGAAGCGAAGGCCGGAAACGATCCCGTGAAGAAGAAGCGCATCGTGCGCAAGAAGCCGCCCGAGAAGGGCTACGTGCACTGGGATCGATCGACGTTCGACCGGCTCATCGCGGGGGATCCCGAGCCGCTCGTGTCGCGCTTCTCCGTGTCGCACGGGATGCTGCTCAACGTGCTCGGGCGCGAGGGCGACGGCTGCCGCGCGATGAAGACGCTCTTGAGCGAGGTGCACGAGACCCCAGCGCAGCGCCGGATCCACAAGAAGACCGCGCTCTCGATGTTCCGCTCGCTCGTGCGCGGCGGCGTGATCGAGCTCGTGCCGCTCGCCGAGCGCGACGAGACGAACCGGCGGGTGCGGGTGAACATGGACCTGCAAGAGGACTTCACGATCAACCACGCGCTCGGGCTCTGGCTCGTGGAGACGGTGGAGTTGCTCGATCGCGAGAGCGAGACGTATGCGCTCGACGTGCTCACGCTGGTCGAGAGCATCCTGGAGAACCCCGACCTCCTCCTGATGAAGCAGCTCGACAAGCTGAAGCGGGAGAAGATGTTGGAGCTCAAAGCGGCCGGGATGGAGTTCGAGGACCGGGTCGCGGAGCTCGACAAGATGGAGTACCCGAAGCCGAACGCGGACTTCATCTACGAGAGCTTCAACGAGTTCGCGAAGAAGCACCCCTGGGTCGGGCGCGAGAACATCCGGCCGAAGTCGATCGCGCGCGAGATGTTCGAGGGCCTCTGGTCCTTCTCAGATTACGTGAAGGAGTACGAGCTCCAGCGGAGCGAGGGCCTGCTCCTCCGGTACCTCTCGGACGTTTACAAGGCGGTCGTGCAGACGGTGCCCGATCGCGAGAAGACCGACGAGCTCGACGACGTGGAGATCTTCCTCGGCGCGATCGTGCGGCAGGTGGACAGCTCGCTGCTCGAAGAGTGGGAGCGGATGAAGAACCCCGACCGCGTGATGGCGGTCGTCGAGGGCAAACCCGAGCCCAAGGAAGAGCAGTTCGACATCACCACGGACACGCGCGCGTTCGTGGCGCTCATCCGGAACGAACTCTTCTCGCTGGTGCGCGCGCTCGCGCGGAAGGACTACGTCGAAGCGACGGAGCTCGTGGAGGCCGGCGGCGAGGACTGGACGCCGCGTCGCTTCGACGAAACGCTCGCGCCGTTCTGGGAAGAGTTCGCGTCGATCCGCGTCGATCCGAAGGCGCGCAGCCCCGAGAACACGCAGATCCGCCAGTGGCCGTTCATCTGGGAGTTCTCGCAGGTCCTCATCGACGAGGAAGGCGAGAGCAGCGGCTGGGCGCTCGAAGGCGTGATCGATCTCGACAAGTCGCGCGACGCGAACAAGCCGGTGATCTCCCTGCGGCGGATCTCGTCGTAGGATGGGCGCCGTGAAGACGTCTCTGACCCCGGAAAACCTCCCCCACGCAACACTCGCGCGGCTCGCCCAGTCGAACCGCGACTTCAGTACGGCCTTCCCCGGCGAGGCCTCGCGCAGGCAGCCGGTGCACACGGTCTACGGCGGGGCGCACCTCTTCAAGGCCCGCACGTGCCAGCGATCCGGCGAGGTCGCGCTCGACGTGATGCGCACGTACGCGCCCGATCCCGTGACGTTCGCCCGCGCGCTCGGCCTCTCGTTCGCGAGCGCGCTGCCCGACGATGCGGCCGCGATCAAGGACGCACCCGTGGGCTCGCCGGGCTACCTCGCGCGTGTCGTGCACGAGCGCGTGCTCGAGAAGCTCGCGCGCGAGCCGGTGGAGGACTTCCGCATCGACTTCGAGGACGGCTACGGCAACCGCACGGACGCCGAGGAAGACGGGCACGCCGTCGCGGCGGCCGAGCAGGTCGCAGAGGCCGTGGCGAGCGGGACGGCGCCGCCCTTCCTCGGCATCCGCATCAAGCCGCTGAACGAGGAGCTCCGCGCGCGCAGCGTGCGCACGCTCGATCTGTTCGTGACGACGCTCGTGACCCGGATGGGCGGACGGCTGCCCGAGGGATTCGTCGTGACGCTCCCGAAGATCACGGTGCCCGAGCAGGTCGAGGCGCTCGTGGCGTTGCTCGAAGCGCTCGAAGCCGCACTCGCGCTCCCCCCGAAGTCGCTCCTGTTCGAGGTGATGGTGGAGACGACGCAGTCGATCTTCCTGCCGGACGGGCGCGTCGCGCTGCCGCATCTGATGGCGTTGGCGAAGGGGCGTTGCACCGGCGCGCACTTCGGGACGTACGACTACACGGCCGGATGCAGCATCACGGCAGCGCACCAGCACATGGCGCATCCGGCGTGTGATTTCGCGAAGCACGTCATGAAGGTCGCGCTCGCGGGCACGGCCGTGATGCTCTCGGACGGCGCGACGAACGTGATGCCGATCGGGCCTCATCGCGCCGCGGAGGGCGCCGCGCTCGGAGCAGCGGAGCTCGCGGAGAACCGCGCCGTGGTGCATCGGGCCTGGCGGCTCGCGCACGATCACATCCGTCACTCGCTCGTGACGGGGTTCTACCAGGGATGGGACCTGCACCCAGCGCAGCTCCCGGCGCGTTACGGCGCGGTCTACGCGTTCTTCCTGGAGGGGCTCGAAGCCGCAGGCGCGCGCTTGAAGGCCTTCCTCGACAAGGCCGCACAAGCGACCTTGCTCGGCGACGTGTTCGACGACGCTGCGACAGGGCAGGGGCTCCTGAACTACTTCCTTCGCGCGATCGCTTGCGGCGCGCTGACGGAGGCGGAAGCCGAGCAGATGACCGGGCTCGGCTCAGCCGACTTCGCGACGCGCTCCTTCGTGAAGATCCTCGCGGCGCGGAAGGGCTGAGCGGGACGATTCCCTCACCCCAGCCCCTCTCCCTCGTGGGAGAGGGGCGCAGGGTCAGCTCCCGCGGTAGGTCGAGAAGCCGTACGGGTTCAAAAGAAGGGGCACGTGGTGGTGCTCCTCTGGTGCGCGGAGGAGGAACGTGATCGACACGCTCGGGTAAAACCCCGTCGTGCCTTGCGCCGCGTAGTACACGCTCGTGTCGAACGTGATGCGGTACGTGCCCGGCTTCGGGCGCGGCTCGGACGGCAAGAGGTCGCGCAGGCGGCCGTCTGCGTCTGTCTTGCCGCGCCCGAGCTCGACGAACGCGCCACCGTCTTCGAGGCGCTCGAGCAGGACGGGGACGCCCTCTGCGGGCCTGCCGCGGCTCGTGTCGAGGACATGTGTGGTGATGGGGCTCGTGCTCATGGCGAGAGGATCTTCTCCAGGCGCAGACGGGTGATCTTTTCTTGTTCGCCCACGGCGACGCGGAGCTCTTCGGCTGCGTCGTTGTTGAGCCGCGCGCGCAGGATTGCGAGCAGCTCCTCGCCCGTCTTGCCCGTGGCGCAGACGAGGTAGATGCGGCCGAACTTCGCCTCGTAGGCGCGGTTGCCCTCGGCGATCGCGGCGCGCACGTCGTCGGCCGAGCGCGCGGCGCCGGCTTGCTCGTTTGCGGCCCACGCGGCTGTCGACTTCGAGGCCGCGGAGGGATCGCCGATGCGGGGATGGTGCGAGAAGGCCTCGTCCCAGTCGGCGACGTCGAGCGCGTTCCAGTGCCGCGATGCTGTTTCGAAGAGCTCTGCGCGGCTCTGGAACGGCCGCTCGTGGAGCATGCGATCGACCCAGCGCGTGCTGCCGCAGCAGCGTGTCAGCGCGGCGCGCGCTTCGTCGTTGGAGAGGTCGTTCAGGGGGCGGCAGTCGTCCACGGCGATGTCCTCACGGGGTGATCGGCGCGCCGTAGAGCCGGAGCCGCGCGACGCCGCCGTCGGGGAAGATGCGCAGCCGCACGTGGCTCACGGGCTCGCTCGCCTGGAGCGAGAACACGTGGCGCGTGTGCGCTTCGAGCTTTGTGCGCGGCAGGAGCTCCTTCCACGCGGCTGCTTCGAGTGCCTCGGGCGTGTCCTCTCCGCGGAGGAAACATCCTTCGAGCGCGCAGCTCTCGGGGTAGTTGCCCTTGAAGTGCGTCGTGTCGATGTCGGTGCGCACGAGCGTGCCCGCGCGACCGAGGCGCACGATGGCCCAGTCGTGGCCCGGCCCGCGGCGCCTCCGGCTCTCCCAGCCGTCGCCCATGTCGCGCGAGGGGCCGGGCAAGAGCAGGTTGCGCCGATCCGAGAAGAACTCGTCGCTCGCGCCGATGACCACGCCACCATGCTCGACGGCTGCGAGATCGAGGACGCGGTGCTCGGACAGGAGCAGGGCCCAGTCGGGCTTCACCTCGCCATAGACGCGGAAGCGCGCGACGCCGCCGTCGGGGTAGATGCGCAGTTTTACGTGCGACCAGGTTCCCTCGTCCGTGATCGCGAAGAGGTTCTGCGAGCCGGGTTTGACGGCGGAGGGAGGCAGGATCTCGGTCCACGCCACGTCCGCGCCGAGCAAGGCGTCGAGCGCCTTGTAGCCGGGCACGTAGGTCGCCTCGATGGAGACCTTCGCCGGGGCGTTGCCGAGGAAGTGGCTCGTGTCGACGTCGAAGCCTGCGATCCGGCCGGCGAGGCCGAGCCGCACGATGCACGCGTCCTCGCTGCCGGTGCGCCTGCGGCGCGACTCCCAGCCGTCCATCCACTTGCCCTGCTCGGTGTACTTGCCCGGGATGAAGACGGCCTTGCCGGGCTTGAGCAGGTTCTCCTTCGGCGCGAAGAAATCGTCGGTCGCCCAGATCGCCGCGCCGCCGAGGCGCTCCGACGCGAGATCGACCCTCGTCTCGAAATCAGCCATGTCTCTCTCTTCCTTACGCACCACGCCCCAGGAGCGGGACGCCGAGGGGCTCGTCACGGACGACGCCGCCCTCGTACACCGTTTGACCGCGAAGGATCGTCGTCTTCACCTCGCCGCGCAGCGTGCGCCCGAGGTACGGCGTCACCGGGTGGCGATGCCGCAGGATCGAAGGCTCGACGACGAACGTCGCGTCGGGATCCCAAACGACGAGATCCGCGTCGAGCCCGGGCGCGATGCGGCCCTTCTTGTGCGAGAGGCCCGCGAGCCTTGCGGGCGCCTCGCACATCCACCGCGCGAGATCCGAGAGCGTCGCGCCGCGCTGGTTGGCCTCGGTCCAGATGAGCGACAACCCGAGCTGGAGCGAGGCGATCCCGCCCCAGGCGCGCAGGAAGTCACCTTCGTTCGGCAGTTTCAGCTGCGGCGTGCACGGCGAGTGATCCGAGACGACGAGGTCGATCGCGCCGGAGACGAGCGCCTTCCAGAGCCGCTCGCGGTTGTCGCGCTCGCGGATCGGCGGCGCGCACTTGTACTCGGTGTGGCCCTCGGGGACCTCCTCCGCGGCGAGCAGCAGGTAGTGCGGGCACGTCTCGATCGAGAACGGCAGGCCCTCGGCGCGCGCGCGGCTCACGTCGTCGAGCGCGCCCGCGGCCGAGAGGTGCACGACGTGCACGGGGCCGCCGTACGTGCGGCAGAGCTCGACCATCCGGTGCACGGCCGCCTCCTCCCAGGTCGGCGGACGCGAGGCGAGGTACGTCGCGTAGCTGCGCGGATCCCCCACGGCCTCGGGCGCGTCTCCTTCGAGCTCCGCGTGCACGAGCAAGGGCACGCCGAGGCGCGCGAGGATCGGCATCGCGCGGCGCAGATCGCCCTCTTCGGCCATGGGGAAGTCGTCGATGCCCGAGTGCACGAGGAAGGCCTTGAAGCCGAGCGCGCCGGCCTCGACGAGGGGCTCGAGCTCGCGCTCGTTGCCGGGCACGACGCCGCCCCAGAAGCCGTGATCGACCCACGTTTGCCCCGCCGACGCGCGGCGCTTCTCCTCCAGCGCCGCGCGTGTCGTCGTCACGGGGATCGAGTTCAACGGCATGTCGACGACCGTGGTGATGCCGCCCGCGGCGCACGCGCGCGTGGCCGTCTCGAAGCCTTCCCACTCCGTGCGACCCGGCTCGTTGATATGCGCGTGCGTGTCGACGAGGCCGGGCATGATCACGCGGTCGCCCGCGTCGAGCGTGCGCACGCCTCGGGGCGCGGCCGAGGGATCGAGCACCGCGGCGATACGGCCGCCGGCGATCGCGATCGCAGCTTCGCGCACGCCGTCGGGCAGCACGATGCGGCGGCCCTTCAGCACCAGATCGAACGGGGCGGGATCGTGGCTCGTCATCAGGCAGGAAGCTTGGCCGAGAGGAAGGACTGGAGCTTGACGATGTTCTTCTCGTCGCGGGAGAAGCTCGGCGCCTGGTAGCTCTGGGCCCAGCCCGCCACCTCGTTCAGGAAGGCCGTGCGCGTCCCGTCGTCTTCGATGATCTCGTCGACCGTGCGGCCGCGCGCGGCGCCGCGGGTCAGTTCACGGACGTACTTCTCGAGCCGGACGTAGTCCTTGCCGAGCAGCTCCACGATGAGCGCCTTGTCGGCGGCGAGCCGATGCAGCGCGGGCGCCTCGGCGCGCACGGACGGGTTCTCGTCGAGCGCGAGCGAGGCCGCGACGCGCAGGACGAACGCGTCGTCGAGGAAGCCGAGATCCTCGATGCCGTCGGGGATGAGATCGAGCGACTTGAACAGGTAGTTGAGCCCCGCCGCCACGTACCGCCGCGCCGAGAGGGGCGCCGAGGTCGAGGCGAGCAGCTTCGCGATGTCGTCGGCATCGGCGGCGAGCGTGCGCAGCCACTCGGGGAACGTGTTCAAGCAACGGGTGTCGAGCTCGGTGGTCATGAAAGGTCCTTTCTTCTCTCGGTCACGGGGCCTTCGGCTCGTCCTTCTTTCGAGGCGGACGCCAGCCGAGCACGCGCAGCGCATTCAGTGAAAACAACTTCAGGATCTCGTCGTCCTTGCGGCCCCGCTTGCCGAGCTCGCGGGCGAGCGCGGGCAGATGCGACGCGTCCTCCATGCCCTCGGCCGGCTTGATGTCGCCGTCGAAGTCGCTGCCGATCGCGACGTGATCGATGCCGGCGACGGCGATCATGTGCTCGGCCTGCGCCACGAGATCCGCGAGCGTGGCCGCGCCGTCGGCCTTCACGAAGGGCGAATGGAAGTTCAGCCCCGCGACGCCGCCCGTGCGGCCGATCGTGCGGAGCTGCTCGTCCGTGAGGTTCCGCGGGACGTCGCAGAGCGCGCGCGCGTTCGAGTGCGTCGCGACGATGGGCGCGCCGTGCGCCTCCGCGATGGGGACGAGATCCCGGAAGCCCGCGTCGGAGAGGTGCGAGACGTCGACGAGCGCGCCCTTTTCGTAGATGCGCGCGGCGAACGCCTTGCCGAGATCCGTCAGACCGTACTTCGCGCCGCCGCCGGTCGCGGCCGAGGCGAGCTTGTTGTTCCGCGCGTGCGCGAGGCTCACGAGGCGGACGCCGCGATCGATGAAACGATCGATCGCCGTGATGTCGTCCGCGAACGCGCCCGCGCCCTCGATCGCGAGGAACGTGCTGATGCGATCGGGCTCGGCGACGCGGGAGCCGAGGGGCAGGAAGATTGCGCTCGCTTCCACGATCGACGCTGCGGCGCGGTAGATCGCCTCGGCGTCGTCGATCTTCGGGCCGCCCTTGATCTTGTCGGAGATGTAGATCGGCAGGACGACGCCGCCGTAGCCGCCCTTTTTCAGGGCCTCGATGCGCGCTTGCCCCTCGACGAGCTTGGGCGAGCGACCCTTGCCGTGGACCTGCCAGGGGACGTCGGCGTGCAGGTCGACGACCATGAAACGCGGCGTTTCCTCGCCTGCGGCAGCGGCCCCGCGCGGGCTCGCCAGGCTCACGACCAGCGAGGCAGCGCCGACGAGGATCGCGGCGAAGCGGGCCGTGAGCAGGAGCGGAGCCACGTCACGAGCCTCCGGCGAGGTAGCCGAGCAGGATGCCGAGCAGCAGCGTGCCGACCGCGATCGCCGCGGCCACGGGGACAGGCACGACGCTCTTCTGCGGAGGCGGCAGAGGCGGCGCGGGCACGATGGCCACCTGCGGGGGCATGCGAGGGATGGGCGGGCCGTGCCGCTCCGCGCTCATCTGCGTGCCGCCCGCGGGTTGCGGCGGGTAGACCACGGCGGCCGGCGCGGGCGTGCCAGGGCGCGGCGGCGAGGCCGCAGGATCGGTGTCGGCGACGGCGAACGAGCCCGACACGGGCGCCATCGGCGGCGGTGTCGAGCCCGTGGGCATCATCATCGCGCCGATGGCGGGCATCGCCGTCGTGGCGGCCGAGGCGAGCGTCGCGGCGCTCTCGTGTTGCGGGTTCCATCCGCTGTTCACCACGACCTCGGGCGCCTCGACGCGCACGAGGGCGGCGAGGACCTGGGCCATCTCGTCCGCGGTCTGGAAGCGCTTGTTCGGGTCCTTCTCCAGCGCGCGATCGAAGAAGGACGTGAAGCGCTCGAGCTGCGGGGCGTAGACGGTGATCGGGGTCGAGGGGCTGACGAGGACGGCCGTCAGACGCGTGAAGTCGTTGTCGGCTTCGAACGGGAGCTGGCCCGTGAGCATCTGGTAGAGGATCGTCGCGACCGACCAGAGATCGCTGCGCGGGTCGACGTTCTTCGCGCTCCGGATCTGCTCGGGGCTCATGTACCCGGGCGTGCCGATGAGCGCGCCGGTGCGGGTCTTGTTGCCCATGCCGCCCGCGGCATCCATGACCTTCGCGATGCCGAAATCGAGGATCTTCACGACCTCGTTGCCGCCCGGATCCTTGGCGACGAAGACGTTGTCCGGCTTGAGGTCGCGGTGGACGACGCGCTGCGCGTGGGCGGCGGAGAGAGCGGCGAGGATCTGGCTCGTGATGCGGTAGGCCTCGGGCACGGGCACGATCACCCCGCCGTCGAGCTTGTCGCCGAGCGACTGGCCGCGCAGAAGCTCCATCACGAGGTAGGGCGAGTTGTCCTCGGCGACGGCCGACTCGAGGATCGGCACGACGTTCGGGTGCACGAGGTTCTTCGTGGCGGTGACCTCGGCGAGGAAGCGGTCGCGGACCTCGGGGATGCGGGTGAACTCCTCGTGGAGGAGTTTGACGGCGCGCTTGCCCTCGCCCTGCACGCTGTCGGCTTCGTAGACGGCGCCCATGCCGCCTTCGCCGAGCAGGCGCACGAGCCGAAAGCGCCGGTTGAGGGTCGCGCCGACGAGCTTCTCGGCCGGGCTCGGAGTGGTCATGCCGGGCGAACCTTACCAGAACTTCCGCGGGGCACGCTCCCAGGACACACCCCCGATCCTGCTCCCCCGCGTCTCGCGTATGCTCGCCCCAGCCGACCCGAAAGGACGGACGCCGTGCCCAACGGACACATCCACTACGAAGCCTGTGATCAGCTCCTCTGGAAATTCACGGAGCAGGGATATCCGGAGTTTCGCATCGACCGGTATCACTACAGCCGCATCGTGCGGGTGATCCACCTGCGCGGCGTGCGCGGGTACGCGCCGGATCCTCTCTGGGAGACGTTCCAGCCGCCGGACTCCTGGCTCGGCAAGAAGGCCGAGCGCGGGGCGGTCGAGGCGTTGGCGGTCAAGTACGCGGCGGCGTTGCAGGCGCTCCTCACGTCGAACCCGAAGGACGCGCTCAGCCCGAGCGTGCGCAGCGCCTCCCTGGCGTGGTTCTCGTTCGAGGTGGGGTGGGCCGTCGTGATCGGCGACGACTTTCTGTACATGCGCATCGGCGACGAACCCCTGCGCGAGATCGAGAAGCTGGCCCCTCCCTTCCCGCCCGGCATCGAGGTGACCGATGAGATGCGCGCGTATTGGAACCAGCACAAGGCCATGTTCGCGACTGCCATCGGCGTCGACGGCCCGCAGAGCGGCATCAAGCCCGAGGATTGCGTCCACGACCTCCGCGACGTGACCGAGCTGCTCTGCTCGACCACGCCGCTGCACGAATCTCCGGGGTGGCCGCGTATCGCCGCCACGTCCGTCTACAGCGCCGAGAGCTCCGGGTTCGTCGCGGAGGCCATGCGCGCGCACGGCCTCGAGCGCGAGAGCGATCAGCTCACCCTGCGATGGCGCCGGCCCGCGGGCGAGTGAGGCCCGCGTCCGGTTTCTCTTGACAACGAAGCTCGCCCTTCAGGGCGTGGCCGCCATTCTCCCCCGCGCCGCCGGGCTCGCCCAGAGCGGCGCCGCGAGCGTCTCGCCGGACTTGCCTTTGCCGTAGAGGAAGTCGTACGCGGCCAT
Protein-coding sequences here:
- a CDS encoding serine/threonine-protein kinase, which gives rise to MTTPSPAEKLVGATLNRRFRLVRLLGEGGMGAVYEADSVQGEGKRAVKLLHEEFTRIPEVRDRFLAEVTATKNLVHPNVVPILESAVAEDNSPYLVMELLRGQSLGDKLDGGVIVPVPEAYRITSQILAALSAAHAQRVVHRDLKPDNVFVAKDPGGNEVVKILDFGIAKVMDAAGGMGNKTRTGALIGTPGYMSPEQIRSAKNVDPRSDLWSVATILYQMLTGQLPFEADNDFTRLTAVLVSPSTPITVYAPQLERFTSFFDRALEKDPNKRFQTADEMAQVLAALVRVEAPEVVVNSGWNPQHESAATLASAATTAMPAIGAMMMPTGSTPPPMAPVSGSFAVADTDPAASPPRPGTPAPAAVVYPPQPAGGTQMSAERHGPPIPRMPPQVAIVPAPPLPPPQKSVVPVPVAAAIAVGTLLLGILLGYLAGGS